From the genome of Amycolatopsis sp. NBC_01488, one region includes:
- a CDS encoding PPOX class F420-dependent oxidoreductase: MREMSREEWWQFASEGTRTGKLGLVRANGAPIVTPIWFLLNEGPDGDELIFTTGTETLKGKAIRRDPRISLVVDDQEPPYSYVQFTAEARLTHDFDDMLAWATELGARYMGAERAEEYGKRNAVPEESLVRAKITKVVARADIAG; this comes from the coding sequence ATGCGTGAGATGAGCCGCGAAGAGTGGTGGCAGTTCGCTTCCGAGGGGACCCGCACGGGCAAGCTCGGCCTGGTCAGGGCCAACGGTGCCCCGATCGTGACCCCGATCTGGTTCCTGCTGAACGAGGGCCCCGACGGCGACGAGCTGATCTTCACCACCGGCACCGAGACGCTGAAGGGCAAGGCGATCCGCCGCGACCCACGGATTTCCCTGGTCGTCGACGACCAAGAGCCGCCGTATTCGTACGTGCAGTTCACCGCCGAGGCGCGGCTGACCCACGACTTCGACGACATGCTGGCGTGGGCGACGGAGCTGGGTGCCCGGTACATGGGTGCCGAGCGGGCCGAGGAGTACGGGAAGCGCAACGCCGTCCCGGAGGAATCGCTCGTCCGGGCGAAGATCACCAAGGTCGTCGCGCGGGCGGACATCGCCGGCTGA
- the hemF gene encoding oxygen-dependent coproporphyrinogen oxidase — MLSGEDSRRDAVKAILSSGQRELVAELERLDGGGRFGRSAWQRPDGGGGQARLLENGDVFERAGVNYSAVHGERVPDAVAAQHGLAPDSGFFATGLSVVIHPRNPYVPAFHANFRYFESGGTWWFGGGADLTPCYGFADDATHFHRVLRDYCGTLDPAFHAQAKRACDEYFRLPHRDETRGIGGIFFDHLRPPGPDGWRRAAAFAATGIATIARAYLPIVRRRCALPYGERERQWQLYRRGRYVEFNLVHDRGTRFGLQTGGYVEAILMALPPLARWEFELTPEPGSAEAELAGFLVPRDWAGESAARVAG; from the coding sequence ATGCTTTCAGGTGAGGACAGCAGACGCGACGCCGTCAAGGCGATCCTGAGCTCCGGCCAGCGCGAGCTGGTCGCCGAGCTGGAACGGCTGGACGGCGGGGGCCGCTTCGGGCGGTCGGCGTGGCAGCGGCCCGACGGCGGGGGCGGGCAGGCGCGGCTGCTGGAGAACGGTGACGTCTTCGAGCGCGCCGGCGTCAACTACTCGGCCGTGCACGGCGAGCGCGTGCCGGACGCCGTGGCCGCGCAGCACGGGCTGGCCCCGGACAGCGGGTTCTTCGCGACCGGGCTGTCGGTGGTGATCCACCCGCGCAACCCGTACGTTCCGGCGTTCCACGCGAACTTCCGGTACTTCGAGTCGGGCGGCACGTGGTGGTTCGGCGGCGGCGCGGACCTGACGCCCTGCTACGGCTTCGCCGACGACGCGACCCACTTCCACCGCGTGCTGCGGGACTACTGCGGCACGCTCGACCCGGCGTTCCACGCGCAGGCCAAACGGGCGTGCGACGAGTACTTCCGGCTGCCGCACCGCGACGAGACGCGCGGGATCGGCGGCATCTTCTTCGACCACCTGCGCCCGCCGGGCCCGGACGGCTGGCGCCGCGCGGCGGCCTTCGCGGCGACGGGCATCGCGACGATCGCGCGGGCCTACCTGCCGATCGTGCGGCGGCGGTGCGCACTGCCCTACGGCGAGCGCGAGCGGCAGTGGCAGCTGTACCGCCGCGGACGGTACGTCGAGTTCAACCTGGTCCACGACCGCGGGACGCGGTTCGGGCTGCAGACCGGCGGGTACGTCGAGGCGATCCTCATGGCGCTGCCGCCGCTGGCGCGGTGGGAGTTCGAGCTGACGCCCGAGCCGGGGAGCGCCGAGGCCGAGCTGGCCGGGTTCCTC